The Paraburkholderia dioscoreae DNA window TCGCGAGCAACACCAGCGGCTTCCCGCCCGATCAACTGGTCGCGCCGTTGCGCGCGAAAGAGCGCTTCGTGATCGCGCATTTCTGGAACCCGCCGCACATGATTCCGCTCGTCGAAGTCGTGCCGGGCACTGCGACCGCGCCGGAAGTGACGCAGCAGACCGCCGCGTTGATGAGCGCGATCGGCATGGAGCCGGTGGTGCTGGCGAAGGCGATTCCGGGTTTCGTCGGCAACCGGTTGCAGTTCGCGGTACTGCGGGAGGCGTTGAATATCGTCCGCTCCGGCGCGGCGACGCCCGACGTGGTCGATCGGGTGATGAAGGCGTCGCTCGGCCGTCGCTGGGGGATCGTCGGACCGTTCGAGGGCGCGGACATGGGCGGCCTCGACACCTTCCTCGATATCTCCTCGCATCTGATGCCGGAACTGGCCAAAGACGAAGGTGTGCTCGACTTGTTACGCGAGCAGGTCGATGCAGGGCGGGTCGGCGTGCGCAGCGGCGCCGGCTTTTACGAATGGGACGATGCGCATCTGGCGCAGGTGAAGGAAGGGCGCAGGCGCGTGATCAGTCGCGGTTAATGAGCGATCGCGGCGAAGGCGGCTGATATGACCGACGCGGACGAGGCTTCATGTGCAACGACACGAGGAAATGCTTCGCGGTCAGTGCAAGCAGAGCGGCGGCCGCCGCTCTGCGGTATAAATGCCATCTAGCCAAAATCCGCAAAGCCAACCCATCTCCATGTCCCACTACTTCTACGATCCCGCCACCGGCCACGGCCTTGCGCACGATCCGTTCAAAGCCATCGTCGCCCCGCGTCTGATCGGCTGGATTTCGTCGCGCGATACCGAAGGCACCTTGAACCTCGCGCCGTACAGTTTCTTCGGCGCGTTCGCCACCTTCCCGCCGATCATCGGTTTTTGCAGCGAAGGTCATAAGGACAGCGTCACCAACATCGAAGCCACCGGCGAATTTGTCTGGAACCTCGCCACCAAACCGCTCGCCGAGCAGATGAATCGTTCGTCGGCGCCGGTCCCGCCGTCTGTCGATGAGTTCGAACTCGCCGGCCTCACGCCTGCGCCGGGCCGCAACGTTGCCGTGCCGCACGTCGCCGAATCGCCGGCCGCGCTCGAATGCAAACTGCTGCAAGTGGTGCGTCTGCACACGCTCGACGGCACGCCGATGGATAACTACCTGTCGCTCGGCCAGGTGGTCGGCGTCCACATCAACGAGGCGTATCTGAAAGACGGCCTGTTCGACACTCACGCCGCGCAGCCGATCATGCGCGCCGGGTACCGCGCTGACTACGCGGAAATCGGCGACATGTTCCAGATGTTCCGCCCGAGCGTATAAGCGCCGCCGCGTTTGAAAACACGTCGCGCCGTGCAAGGCGGCGCGGCGTTCACCGCATCGCCGCTGAATCGCGCGAAACCGCAGCCCGCACACTGGCCCGCTTGATGCTTGCAACCGACGCTCCAACGCGTCGTTTTCAACTGCCGGCTCACTTCCAGGAGCGCGATCATGTCCACCGAATTCGCCACGCAATTCAGCCATGTCCGTCCGCAAGACACGTCCTACGAGGATCAGGGCTTACGCGACTTTTTTCTCTATCGTGATTTAGGCATTGCGCAGGCGACCGGCGGCAAGGTGCTCGCGCAACTCGTCAAGGCGAATCACGCACCAGAGCAAGGCACTGGTTGGCACCGTCATGAGGCCGATTTCCACATTGTGATCATGCTGAAGGGCTGGGCGCGTTTCATGTACGGCGACAAGGAGACGCTCGTCGCCGCCGGTGACTGCGTGCACCAGGCGCCGGGCATCGTCCACTATCTGTTCGATTACTCGGACGATATGGAGTACATCGAAATTGTCTCGCCGGCGGACTTCAAATCGATCGAAGTCGAAGGGCCATGTGACGTACCCGCGGTGACGCCGTGGAAGGGCGTCACCGCTTAGCGCAAGCAGCGCGTCTGCGTGCGCGCGCAGCGCGAACATCACGCACGCCCCACGCACGCGGCCGTTTCGCTGGAAGGCGCTGAGCCGCCCCCGCGCGCGTTATGTCGCCGGTGGTCGCCTGCGCGGAGCGCGCGACGTCTGCGGTTTGATGGCAGCAGTTGAACCCGCACCCGACGCGGCGTCAGATTCGTTCGAACCGGCCGCCATCGCCGCATCCACTTCCACGTCGACCACCGCCGCCGCAGCGGGCGCTGCCGCCGTGACCGCGGCGGCCGTTGCCGCGGGCACCGGCCGGATCGTGTGCGCCCGCGAGCCCACCAGTACTGCGCGCGGTTCGTTGTCGTAAATCACGGCCCGCACGCGCGGATAGACCTGCCGTTCCCAGCGGTGTCCGTTGAATACCCCGTAATGCCCGACGCCGGTCTGCACGTGGTGCGTCTTCAGATACGGCCGCAACTTGTCGCACATATCCTGTGCCGCAAGCGTCTGCCCGACGGCGCAGATATCGTCCTTCTCGCCTTCCACCGTGAGCAACGCGGTGCGGCGAATCCTGGACGGCTCGACGAGGCGGCCCTTCACTTCGAGGGCATGCAACGGCAGCGCATGCCGCTGAAAAACCGTATCGACGGTCTCCAGATAGAAGTCGGCCGTCAGATCCATTGTCGCGAAGTATTCTTCGTAGAACGTGTGAATCGTGTCGGCCTTTGCCGGATCGCCTTTGGCGCGCTCGTAATACATCGTCTCAAACGAGTCGAGATGGCGGTTGAGATTCATCGCCATGAACGCGGTCAATTGCACGAAGCCCGGATACACGCGCCGGTGCGCACCCGCAAAACCGAACGGCACCGCGCTGATCAGATTCTGCTCGAACCACTCGATCGGCTTGCTCTTGGCGAGGTCG harbors:
- a CDS encoding polyhydroxyalkanoate depolymerase, whose product is MNLFAYPTYQAFADMMLPMRHGAALMNHSLDAWPAFGETPHGRSIRAACELLTLAGLTPVRPPFGIDSVVTEGKSVAIVEEVAAHTPFCSLLHFRKETQPSVPQPRVLVIAPMSGHFATLLRGTVRTMLAEHDVYITDWHNPRDVPLSQGRFGFDEFVQHVIDFTETMGPGAHLLAVCQPTVAALAAVALMAADDHPAQPASMTLMAGPLDTRINPTRVNDLAKSKPIEWFEQNLISAVPFGFAGAHRRVYPGFVQLTAFMAMNLNRHLDSFETMYYERAKGDPAKADTIHTFYEEYFATMDLTADFYLETVDTVFQRHALPLHALEVKGRLVEPSRIRRTALLTVEGEKDDICAVGQTLAAQDMCDKLRPYLKTHHVQTGVGHYGVFNGHRWERQVYPRVRAVIYDNEPRAVLVGSRAHTIRPVPAATAAAVTAAAPAAAAVVDVEVDAAMAAGSNESDAASGAGSTAAIKPQTSRAPRRRPPAT
- a CDS encoding 3-hydroxyacyl-CoA dehydrogenase family protein, with amino-acid sequence MLQSFRRQQESGVDKAVIGVVGTGLMGVGIATQSALHGHRTLVHDVDPARLASVASKAQAVLDELIDVGRIDRAASQAALARIETHAQLDVMASAQFVIEAIPEVLELKHRLYAALTGLLTDDAILASNTSGFPPDQLVAPLRAKERFVIAHFWNPPHMIPLVEVVPGTATAPEVTQQTAALMSAIGMEPVVLAKAIPGFVGNRLQFAVLREALNIVRSGAATPDVVDRVMKASLGRRWGIVGPFEGADMGGLDTFLDISSHLMPELAKDEGVLDLLREQVDAGRVGVRSGAGFYEWDDAHLAQVKEGRRRVISRG
- a CDS encoding cupin domain-containing protein; translated protein: MSTEFATQFSHVRPQDTSYEDQGLRDFFLYRDLGIAQATGGKVLAQLVKANHAPEQGTGWHRHEADFHIVIMLKGWARFMYGDKETLVAAGDCVHQAPGIVHYLFDYSDDMEYIEIVSPADFKSIEVEGPCDVPAVTPWKGVTA
- a CDS encoding flavin reductase family protein, which produces MSHYFYDPATGHGLAHDPFKAIVAPRLIGWISSRDTEGTLNLAPYSFFGAFATFPPIIGFCSEGHKDSVTNIEATGEFVWNLATKPLAEQMNRSSAPVPPSVDEFELAGLTPAPGRNVAVPHVAESPAALECKLLQVVRLHTLDGTPMDNYLSLGQVVGVHINEAYLKDGLFDTHAAQPIMRAGYRADYAEIGDMFQMFRPSV